From Alloacidobacterium dinghuense:
GATTTCCAGTCATGGAACGCACGTTTTAGCAAAGAGTTCGGCATCATGGCAGAGTGGCGCAATCTTCATGCCATGCCTTTAAAAGCTGTATCCGCGTTGCTGTCTTCTGAGGCTACTAACATTGACGGAGCACCTATTGTGGTTGAGCGGCTGAAGCGTTATCTATCAATTCGCTCAAAGTTGCAGAGATTTCCCGTTACGAACCTGACAACGATACAGGATATTGCGGGATGCCGCGCTGTCGTTCAGGATGTGCGTCACGCATATGAATTGAGAGACCGCATTGTGCAGCGTTTTGGCTCTCGATCTGATGGACCGCAGATTGTCCCGAAGTGGTGCAGGGACTATATCGCGGAACCTAAGCCCGATGGTTATAGGTCCATTCATGAGGTCGCTAAATTTTACAGCCTAGATCCATCGGTTTCTCATTGCAACGATCTCAGGGTAGAGATTCAGATTCGGTCGCGAATGCAGCATGCGTGGGCTATGGCGGTCGAGACCGCTTCTGCGGTAACTAACCAAGCATTGAAATCCGGAGACGGTGAAGCACTTTGGAAAAGGTTCTTCTTCCTTGTTGCCGAGATCATGGCCTTCAATGAGGGGACCCAGAACGTCTTTGCAAACAAAGAGGAGCATTTCAATGCACGTCGCGAAGCTTCTGGACTTGCTACGCAATTGCGTGTCGTAAATCTCCTGAGTGGCATGCAGCACGTTCTAGAGAGCTACTCTACTTTTGAGGGTAAAGGGGGCAATGACCTATACCTGCTTGAATTGCATGCACAAAATAGAGAAATCGGATATATGGGTTATGGAAAAGAAGACTTTAAGAAAGCATCGGAAGAATATGCGGAAAAAGAGCAGGCGAACCGCAACAACGAGGACATTCACATCGTCCTGGTTACTGCGGAATCTCTTAGCGATTTGAAGAGCGCATATCCTAGCTTTTTCTTGAATAGCGTTGGTTTTATTGACCTTATCAACGAGCAGGTCTTTGGCTCCTGACAGTGAGTTATGATAACGCCATGAAGCCGCCACCGAAGAACGTTGAGTTTGAGCGATTCACTGAAGCTATGCGGGGCATCATGAAGGTGTCGAAGGCGGATCTTCAAAGGCGTATAGAGACAGAAAAGCGGAAGCCTAAAGCCTCCGCTTCCCGCGCTTCTGGCGCTTCAACCAAACAGGAAGATTAGAAGCTCGTTTCTCCCACCTTGCCAGTCAGTTCTGCATAGGTAAGGCGCTTGCCTGCTATCTGCGATACTGCCAGCATGAAGCGGTCGGTATCATCCAGCGGATTGTCTTTGGTAGCGCGGTTGTTGAACCTGAAAACCTGCTCGTCCACGTAGCGATCAAGATGAAATGGTTCTACGGCAACGTAAGTGCCACGCAGACCGCGCTTCAATAGGCTCCAGAAGTTCTCGATGCCCTGAGTGTGAACCTGTCCGCGAACATATTCTTCTACGTGGTTCACAGTCTCGTGAACGTATTCTTGAGCGGCTAAATTGTCATATCCGGTGTAGCGGTCGGTATAGACCTTGGAGCCTTTTTCAATCTGATTCAGAATCTCGTTCTGCAAAGTCTCGCGCTTCACATTGGGTACAACCTTGGCGCGAACCTGACGGCTCTCGCGATCAAGCATGCCGAAGACTACAGGCTTCTGGTATCCCTCTTTGGCGAGCCTAGTACGCTTGCCAGCATGCATCTTGCGAGTGTTCGGACCAAAATGAGTCTCATCTACTTCGATAGCGCCATTACCGCCGATCTTCTCCCATGAAGTGTTCTTGAGCGCCAAACGGATGCGATGAAGCATGAACCATGCAGACTTCTGAGTGACCTTCAAATCCCGCATCAGTTCATAGCTACTGATGCCGTTCTTGCAGTTCACAACCAGCCATACAGCAGTGAGCCATTTATCAAGAGTGATTGGAGAATCTTCAAAGACGCTGCCAGTTTTCACGCTAAACTGCTTGTGACAATCCTTCGCCATGCATTTCCAGATGCGGCGGGAACTTAGGTAAGAGACGCGCTGACCATCGCAGTGAGGACAGGTCACTCCATCGGGCCAGCGCATCGAAGCAACAAAGTCCACGCACACATCGGGATCGGCGAAATAGCGGATTGCTTCAAGCATGCTTTTAGGGAATTTGTCGTCAATCTGCATGAAGTAATAGTACTCAATGACTCATGGTGTGTCAAGTATATTTATGCCCTTAGCGGGGGATCATCCCCCGCTAGGCCGTTGATTCTAATTGACTTAAGTCGATCCTAGTGTTTTCAATAACTTAGCGGGGGTCCTCGTCGCTGAGATTGTTCGGCGCCGTGCTCGTCTGAATGACGGTTTGCATTCGATTGCGCAAACTCTCAGAAATCTGCCCTTATTTCCATTATAGTTTTTGCGGCAAAATTGTACGCCAGTATTTGTTGTAACAGATATACAGTGGTTTGAATAAGATACACAGCATTTCTTCAGCTGACCTCTTGACAGGGCTCAATTTCCAATCGGCAGACTGATCTCCTGTTTACCCGGATGCAGCTGATATTCCTGGCCATTCCACACCAACTTGCCGCTAAGTTCTCCTGGCAGCGTGATTGTGGCCACCCACTCTTTCGCGTTCCGGCGATAAGCGGTTGCGATATTGCCGTCGCCGTGGGGCATTGAGGCCTCAATTTCATGCAACGCGCCGAGATGCGGCTCGATTCTTACTTGAGAAAAGCCAGGGGCGCCCGGATGAATCCCTGCCACGACGGTTAGCAGGTCGTAATTTGGATGGGCGCTCCACGCATGGCAGTCAGAGCGCGTCGGTTCCGGCTGCTCGGCCCAGGTTGACAGTCCGAGCTTCAGCATGTCGTACCACGGCTTCAACTGGCTGACATACAAGTCAGCCATCCCGGCATGTTCCAGCGCCCGGGCCAGGTAAAAGCGGAAGTAGTAGCTCATCGCCGACATGGGCGGAACTGCCTTGCCATGGGCCTGCGTCTCTCTGCCTTCCTGCGAAGCAAGAACGCGCTGCAGAATCGCCTTCTGCTCTGCGCGCGGAGCAACATCCTGCCACACAGCCAACACGTTTGCCTGCTGGCTGTAGCTCTTCTTCGCCGGAGTGTCTGCATACACCCCCTGCTCGGCATCCCAGTTCAGACGGTTCAAAGCTGCGGATGATTTCTCAATCGTTTTCCGATAGACCGCCGCCCGTTCCTTGCTCCCGTACTCCTGCTCAAGCTCGGCCGCATCGCGCAGAGCCTCAATGAACTGCGCGGTGAGAAATGTCGAGCCGCCATCGGCTTCCTGCGGCGGGTCTCCACCCTGATAGCCGCTCGTCCAGTCGCCGAACTCCCACCACTTCACGCGGCCCATCAGACCATCGTCGCGTAGGTGCAACGCATACCAATCGATCACGCCACGCGTGCGCGGCAGCGTTTCACGCACCAGGGCCTCGTCGTTCACGTACATCCAGTAGTCGTGCAGCATGTCCACCCAGAGCAGTGAGAACGGCGGGATGAACTGCGGCAGGCGCGATGGATAACGGCTCTGCGTAAGCCCTTCGGGAATAATGGACGATTGAATGTTCGTGATGGCCTGTTTGCCAAGCCGGCTATCACCGGAAACGGCATAGGAGATGAGGGCTTGGATGCGCGTGTCGCCAACATACTGCAACTGCTCCCAGTAGGGAGCGTCCATGTACGTCTCATGCGCGCAAAGGCGTGCCGTGCGCCAACCTGTGTCCCAGAGCTTTTTCAAGTCGGGAATGTCTCCGGTGATGCTGGCTCTTTCGACAAATGGATACGCATTGAACCACCCATCGAGTTTTTCCAGTTTCAATGGAGCTGATTTTGTCGTCACATCCACCTGCAGATAGCGCCATGTGCGCCACCACAGCGGTTGAAATGCGCGCTGGTCGGTGCCATCACTGATGAATATGTCCGACACACCCTCGATATGCCGCCCTTCTATCTCGTTGCGATTGCCCTTCTCTCCCTTCGCGTCATAAAGGGCCTCGGCATAGGTCAGGCGAATCTCCGCATCTCGTCCGCCACTCACCGTCAGTTCAGGATAGGCACTCTGCAACACTTGGTTGTCGAACAGCAGTGTCGCGTGTGTATTCGCCGGAATCTCCAGCACGCCCTGAGGATTAGAGATAATGCCCGACACTCCATTCATGCGGACGATACGGCCTGCCATCGTCGGTCGATGCTCCATCGCCGGAAGCTGGTCCTGAACCAGTTCCCAGTTGTTGTCGGCATCCTGCGCCTCGCGCGTTGCAGCTTCTCCAATCGCTTCGGCCGCATGCCATGCGGCAGTATCGGAGACCGCGGGTGCATCCCAATCCCACGTAACCATGCGGCCATCCACGGTCTCACCGGGACCAGCAGCGTAATATCCAGCGACCCCGTTCGTCGCAGCCAAGCCGCGACCTTTCTCCTGCTTCACTTGCCATGAAGCATCCGTGTTCGCGACTTCTTCCGCAGACGTATCGCCCTGCAAGAGGAAGCCGGTGCGATTTGTCATCTGCGCAATCGGGGCGCGCGTGCCGAAATTCCATACCGTCGCCGCAAGAACGTTCTTGCCTGGCTTCAACATCGGAGCGAGATCGATTGTCTCGAAGCGCCAGTGAAAGAGATCGCCGCGCGCCGGGCCTTCACCCGCGTATTGCCCGTTCACATGCAGCAGGAAGCGATTGTCGGCGCTCACGTGCACCCAGAAATGCTCCGGGGCCATCGCGAACGTAAGTTCTTTTCGGAAGTAGAAAATGCCGACGTCCTTCTGTGGAGCATCCGGACACGTGATCCAATGCGCATGCCACTTGCTTTCGACCAAAGCAGGATTGAGAGGCTTTGCTTCCTGCGCCGCCATGGCTGCGGCAGAAAAGAGCACCACTGCGAACAGAAGTACGCGAGACATGTGGGACAGACTACCAGAACAACTCTGGGCGAGGCGCTGAAACTGCTAGCGCTTGCCGATAGCAAAGCGCATGGCAAGGAATGCTGAGAAAAATGCGATGAGCAGTGAAACGGCAAGCCAGATTGCATTCATCTGCGTTAACGCGTGAGTGACCGCTTGAGGCAGCAGCGGCTGCTGTGTGACGGAAGCCGGGCCGCGAAGAATTTCGACGGCTCCTGCGATGAGCATAGCCACCGCAGCAACCAGCGCGATCATGATAGGCAGCGCACGCAGCCATGGGAATGCAATCGGCGGAAGCGGGGCGGGCTCAGAAGCTGCAGCCTCGCGGCGCACAGCATCCATAACCGACATAACAAAGCCCGAAGACGGCACGATCTCGTCTTGCCTGGACAGCATACGATCCAATTCGTCTTCCATCATGCCTCCTTCAGTCTCGGCACATCGAGTAACTGCGGCAACTTGCTGCGCAGAATCTCGCGTCCCCGAAACAATCTTGCCTTTACCGTACCTTCAGGCAGCCCCAGACTTTTTGATGCTGCCGGCACATCCATCTCATGAAAATAGTACAGAATCATGGCGTCGCGATACTTTGCCGGAAGAGCCATCACGGCTTTCCGGACCATCCTGTCACGTTGATGCTTCTCAAACTCGGCGGAGTGCGAGTGCTTGTCCTTCAACTCGGCGACTTCGTCCAGGGCGACATTTCCAGCGGGTATCCGCTTCAGTTCTGAACGGTAAAGATTTGCCGCCACCGCGAAGAGCCACGTGGAGAAAGCCGCGTCTCGCCGCCAACTGGAAAGCGAACGATAGATACGCAGAAAGGCTTCCTGGGCCATCTCCTCCGCGCGGCCGCGATCGTTGCAGAAGCGATAGGCCATATTCACTAGTGGTCCCTGCCAGCGGCGCACGATGCCTTCGAAAGACGCAATGTCTCCCGCCAGCACCCGCTCCACATTCGCCAGATCTTCTGCAGCGCTCACGCTTCGGTGTTTCCTCGCAGAGTACGACCGCCCCGCATCCATGATGGTTGCATTTTTATTTTTGAAAATAAAACGCAACCGGTGCCTGAGGCTGCAGGTCTTACTCGGCGTCAAGGAGGTTGTTATGTTCTTTCAAGGTCCGGGGGTTATTTTCCTTTTTCTCAGCGTTGGGGCAGTTGCTCTATTCGGTTTTCTTGCGGTAGCTGCGTGGTCGGGTGCGCGCCAGCAGGAGCGCGAAAGCTATTACCGGAATGACATGCTGAAAAAGCTGGCTGAGTCAGATACGCAGAGCTCCGCTGCTACGATTGCCTATCTGCAGGAAAAGGAGCGCGCAGCCGAAGCGAAAAGCCACGCGAAAAAGCGCGAGGGGTATGTTGTTGGCGGGCTGGTCAACATAGGAGTCGGCATTGCGCTGATAGCTTTTCTCGCTGAAATTGCGCCCAACAGGGCTGTTGGATTAGTTGGCCTCATCCCTGCCCTGATCGGCGTTGCCCTGCTCATTTCTGCATTTTTGTTTGCGCCCAGAAAGGCGGCCTAGCAGCCGCCTTGTCGTGCACATCATGCGACATCGGCGGCAGCCAAGGAGGGCTTGCGATAGCCTTCCGTCGCCATATGTTTTCCCATCGTCGCGTACATCGATTCATCACGCGGCTGCCACGTTCCCAGCCCATCGACATAGCGGTTATACATACAGAATGCGGCTGCAATCAGCACTGTGTCGTGAATCTCTACGTCAGTTGCGCCGAGATCACGCGCCTTCTGAATATCGCCTGCTGTGACATGCTTGCCGCCCTTCTGCACTTTTCCGGCAATCGCCAGCAGCGCCTTTAACTTCTCGGAGATGTCCGCGTGCTGGAAATCAGCCTTTACCCGCTTCACGATTTCGTCGTCACCGAAATGAGCGGCGGCGGCAGCGCCATGACTCGTCTGGCAGAAATAGCAATCGTTCTGAGACGAGACATGCATTGCAATCAGCTCGCGCTCGCCGGGAGTGAGGCTGTTCGGCTCATGCAATAGAATGTGCGCGAGTTCGCGCATGGGCTTGGCTGTCTCGGGGCGAAATGCAAACCCGGCGGTGATGCCGGGTAGATCTTCAGGCAGTGTAATGTGCGGCATTTTCCTCTCCTTGTTAGCGGACCACCGCGTAGGTGGTCAGATATTCCTTGCTCACTGTCACGTAGCCATCGCGGGCGACACGCTTGCCGCGTTCGCGATAGCTCGCCTCGTCGAGCGGCTGCAGGGTCGCCAGGCCATCGACGTAGCGGTTGTACATGCAGAAGGCCGCGGCGATCAGAACGGTGTCGTGAATCTCGATATCTGTTGCGCCCTGGCTGCGCGCGACTTCCACATCTTCGGCAGTGACGTGCTTGCCGCCCTTCTGGACCTTTCCGGCGATTACCAGCAGTGCCTTCAGCTTGTCAGAAATGTCGGCGTGTTGAAAATCAGCCTTGACGCGCTTCACCAACTCTTCGTCGTCATTCAAGTGGGCTGCGGCAATTGCACCGTGACTCATCTGGCAGTAGTAGCAGTCATTCAGATAAGAGACATACGTCGCGATGAGTTCGCGTTCACCGGGCGTCAACGAGTGCGGATCACGCAGCAAGACTTCGACCAATTCATTCAGGGGCTTTGCTGTTTCCGGACGGAAAGCCATTGCGCTACGAATACCGGGCAGTTCTTTGGGCAAGTTGATGTGAGGCATTTTTCAAAAATCCTTTCAGAGAAGAGAAGATTCGGCGGCCTCGGTGGCCGTTACGGGTCTGGCTGAGATAAGCCAGCGTCGCAGCAGATCGCCGCACAACACAACGGCAACTCCGATGAGCGCGGGCACGGGATCATGCATAAGGATAAGCAGCGCAATGATGCCGCTGCCCACAAGAAATACGATGGGAGCCAAGGGATACCACCAGCGACGGACCGGCTCTTTCAGACGGAACAATGACGCGGCGGAAAGCGAGAGGAAGCAAATCGCGGAAAAGATGATGTAAGCGAGGATGCGGTCAAAGGCTCCAAAGCATAGCACCAGCAGCGCGCCGCCCATCTGGAGCAAAACGGCGTTCGCAGGCGTTCCAAAGCGCGGATGCAACCGCCCAAACACCGAGAAGAAGGCACCGTCTCTCGCCATCGCATAATAGACTCGCGGCACGACCATCGTGAGCGCCATCAATCCGCCGATAACAGAAAGCAGGACGCACGCCGAGAGGACTTTCCCGCCTGCGGATCCAAAGAGCGCCTGCCCAAACTGCGCCACGAAGGCTGTATTGGAAACAATGCGCTCCAGCGGTACTACCAATAGAAATGCAAAGCTGACGAGCAGATATACGGCCGTAACCAGCAGCACGCCGCAAACAAAGGCAAGGGGCAGCGTGCGCTTTGGATTCTTGACCTCACCGGCTAGTTTGCCCGCTTCCCACCATCCACCGAAGCTGAAGAACGCGTTGACTGTGGCTCCGGCGATGGCTCCAAAAAGTGCTTCAGAGCCGGGCCGCCGCGTGGTTAGTGGCAGCAGGTTCGCAGTCGAAGCGTGACCGGAAACAAACGCCCAGGCTACCAGCGCGAAGAGCACAGCAATTTTCACCAGATTTGCAGTAGCCATTACGCGGCTGCTCAGGCGCGTTCCCACATAGTTGATGATGCCGAGAGATATCAGGATCGCCGCTGGCAGCAACGTTGCGGTTCGCGGTGAAACCGTAACAATGGATTGCACGTAAGGCACGGCACCGACTGAGAGAGCTGCGGCCAGTCCCGGATCGATCACCGCAGCCGACATCCATCCGTAAAGAAAGGCGACGCGGCTGCCGTATCCTTCGCGCAGATAAACATACTCTCCGCCGGCCTGAGGAAACCGCACGGCGAGTTCCGAATAACAAAGCGCGCCGCTGATGGCGACCAGCGCCATGCCGCACCAAACCGCAGCCAGCAGGAGCGGCGAGCCCAAGGACTTCGCCATCGCCGCCGGTGTCAGAAAGATGCCTAGCGCAATCGACTCGCCGGTGACGACAGCAACGGCGGAGGCCAATCCCATCTGTCTACCGAGTTTCGCCTGGCCTGGTAGTTCCATTCGCATGCCATCCTACGGGGAAAGGCATGACGCTGGCATCCACCAAAAGTTTGAAACGGGCGGTTGCTGCGGAAAAGAGTTATTCGTAGCGCAGCGCTTCGATCGGATTCAGATTGGCCGCTTTGATTGCAGGAATCATGCCGCTCACCATGCCGACGACAATCAGAATTCCGGTCGCAACAATCACAATCATCGGTGAGATGAGCAGGCGGATGTCCGCGGCCTCGGCATTCGCAGCAAGAGCGCTGTAAAACGTGATGCGTCCCACTGCGATAGAGACAGCATATGCGAGCACGATGCCAATCGCGCCGCCAACCCCGGTGATCACCAAGGCCTCGGCCATAAATTGGATCAGGATATGGCGCTTGCGCGCGCCAAGCGCTTTTTCAATACCGATTTCACGCGTGCGCTGCTGCACGGCGACCAACATGATGTTCATCAGTCCAATGCCGGCGATGCCCAGCGTTAGCGCGCCAATAAACAGGAGCAGCACCTGCAGCGCAAGTGTGAGCATGCGGAACTGCTTTAACTGCTCCATCAGATTCGCAACAAAAATGGCATTGTGATCCGACGGCCGGAAATTGTGTGCCGCTGCAAGCGTGTTGCGAATCGCCTGCTCCACGACCATGTGGTTGCCGGTATAGTTCAGCCAGATGCCGTCCAGGTATTTCAGATCCTTGATGTCCCCCATGGTATTGAGGGGCACATATATCTGGCGGTTGATATCGTCGTCTCCCTCCTGCATCTTTGGCTTGAGAACGCCGATAATCGTAAAACTGATGCCATTCAAACGGACACGCTGCCCGACCGCATATTCTCCGGAGAAGAGCTTGGTCTTGGCCTCCGAGCCGACAACAGCAACATGACTGCGCTGCTGATCGTCCAGATCTGTGAAAAATCTACCCGAATCCACATCGAACTTGAGAATGTCCTGAATCTGCGGGCGGTAGCCAATCACCGACCAGGTATAGGTGTGCAGATCATTCGCAACAGGAACATCTTTGGAGATCATCGGCGAGATATGCTGCAGATTCGGCACCATGGTCCACAGGCGGTCCACATCCTCCTGCGTAAAGCGCACCTGCACACCTGCCTTTGTGCCCCCAGCCTGCTCACTCGTCCTTCCCGGAAACACACCGATCATCTGCGTGCCCCACTGCGCGAAGATGGCTTCAATCGCCGCCCCAAATCCTGCGCCGTACGCCAGCAACAGAACCACGGTGGCAATGCCCCAGGCCATGCCGACAATCGTGATCGTCGTGCGCCGACGGTTGTAGACCATCGCCTCATAAGCCTGTCCCCAGAGATCGCGCAGCATGTTGACTCCTTATTCGCGCCGTAGCGCTTCCACGGGTTCTAGCGCAGCAGCCTTGCCCGCCGGGTACAAGCCCGCGATGATTCCGCTCACACTGAGCGAAAGAAGCGCGAGCGCCGCCGACCACGGCACCAGTCTCGGCGGATCGAAACCCGGCATGCTATTTCCCAAAGTACTCTGGAGCACGTACATCAAGAGCGCTGATCCACCAATGCCAATCAGCCCGCTCACTCCTGTCAGCAACAGTCCTTCAAGGAAAAACTGCGTCATGATGCTACGCGAGGTTGCGCCGAGCGCCTTGCGCAAACCGATCTCGCGTGTCCGCTCGCTCACTGAAACCAGCATGATGTTGATAATGCCGACGGCGCCCAGAGCCAATGTCACAATACCGACTCCGCCGAGGAAGACATCCATCGCCGTCCATATCTTGCCCACCATCTGCTCTTCCTTGATGGTGTCCCATTCGTTGAACGCGTCTTTTGAACCAGGATCGAAGCCGTGCCGCTTGGCGATAATCTCATGCACCTGCCGCATTGCCGCGGCATTCTCGCCGCGAATTCGCGGCTGATATTGAATCGAAGTCACCGAATCCGCAGGAATGTTTTCGCCCTTTAACGGAAACATCTCAAGCATGGTGGAGAGTGGAATGTAGATTTTCTGATTATCGTTATCGTTGTTGCCCCGTCCCGTCTTGTCGGCAATGCCGACGACCACGAAGTTCGAACCGTTCAAAAGCACCGTCTCACCCAGTGCCGGACGCCCCGGAAACAACAGTTTCGCGCTCTTGTCGCCCAGCACGATGACTCGGCGCCGGTCGCGCAAGTCGGCATCGTTGATGAAACGACCTTCCCGGATGGGCATAAAACGGATGCCGCTGTAGTTGGGCTCGGCCCCAATCGCCTGTCCCCCCGCGCTCTCGTAAGCGCTCTGCTGCTTGATGTCGTTGCGATTGATAAATGCAGTGGCGTTACGCACCTCAGAAGCCTGCGAGCGAATCGCATCCGCATCGGAGAGCGTCAGGTTATACGGCCGCATCCCGGTGTGCTGATTCGCCACCGCCGGAATCGTTCCGCCCCACATCATGATGAGGTCGTTGCCGAGCGTCGCCAACTGCCGTCGCTGGCCTGAGCGGAAACCTTCGCCCACGCTGATAAGCAGCAGCATCGAGCCAACACCCCAGGCAATGCCAAACATGGTCAGGAATGAGCGAAGCTTGTTCGCCCAAATGGCACGGAATACCTGCCCGAAAATATCTTCGACGTTCTGCATCTTATAGCCGGAAGTACGCATCCGGCTGCTCCCAGGTTCCCCGGCTTTTAGACGAGCCGGAAAGAAAAATGGTTCGGGAGCAATCTCTGTAGTCTTAAGTTACGTCTTATTCCGGCCAATACGAAATGCCGATCCCCCGTCGGGGCCGCAAAATCACAGCTTAAAAACCCGCTTCCAGGCTATTTGCCTTGCAGGGAGGAAATCACTGCCTCCACACTCGGCTGGGCATTCTTAAGATAGTCGCTGACGCGCTTCCTTTCTTCAGGGGTAAGCGTCTGAGCGAGGGCAAGCACGCGGCGCAGGGTAACGGACACATCGTCAACATAGTTCATCAATCGAATAGCTTCGCCGGAAAGGGGCATCACTTCCTCGTTATCTTTGATCTCCTTTCTA
This genomic window contains:
- a CDS encoding carboxymuconolactone decarboxylase family protein yields the protein MPHINLPKELPGIRSAMAFRPETAKPLNELVEVLLRDPHSLTPGERELIATYVSYLNDCYYCQMSHGAIAAAHLNDDEELVKRVKADFQHADISDKLKALLVIAGKVQKGGKHVTAEDVEVARSQGATDIEIHDTVLIAAAFCMYNRYVDGLATLQPLDEASYRERGKRVARDGYVTVSKEYLTTYAVVR
- a CDS encoding ABC transporter permease — translated: MLRDLWGQAYEAMVYNRRRTTITIVGMAWGIATVVLLLAYGAGFGAAIEAIFAQWGTQMIGVFPGRTSEQAGGTKAGVQVRFTQEDVDRLWTMVPNLQHISPMISKDVPVANDLHTYTWSVIGYRPQIQDILKFDVDSGRFFTDLDDQQRSHVAVVGSEAKTKLFSGEYAVGQRVRLNGISFTIIGVLKPKMQEGDDDINRQIYVPLNTMGDIKDLKYLDGIWLNYTGNHMVVEQAIRNTLAAAHNFRPSDHNAIFVANLMEQLKQFRMLTLALQVLLLFIGALTLGIAGIGLMNIMLVAVQQRTREIGIEKALGARKRHILIQFMAEALVITGVGGAIGIVLAYAVSIAVGRITFYSALAANAEAADIRLLISPMIVIVATGILIVVGMVSGMIPAIKAANLNPIEALRYE
- a CDS encoding APC family permease — its product is MELPGQAKLGRQMGLASAVAVVTGESIALGIFLTPAAMAKSLGSPLLLAAVWCGMALVAISGALCYSELAVRFPQAGGEYVYLREGYGSRVAFLYGWMSAAVIDPGLAAALSVGAVPYVQSIVTVSPRTATLLPAAILISLGIINYVGTRLSSRVMATANLVKIAVLFALVAWAFVSGHASTANLLPLTTRRPGSEALFGAIAGATVNAFFSFGGWWEAGKLAGEVKNPKRTLPLAFVCGVLLVTAVYLLVSFAFLLVVPLERIVSNTAFVAQFGQALFGSAGGKVLSACVLLSVIGGLMALTMVVPRVYYAMARDGAFFSVFGRLHPRFGTPANAVLLQMGGALLVLCFGAFDRILAYIIFSAICFLSLSAASLFRLKEPVRRWWYPLAPIVFLVGSGIIALLILMHDPVPALIGVAVVLCGDLLRRWLISARPVTATEAAESSLL
- a CDS encoding RNA polymerase sigma factor, with product MSAAEDLANVERVLAGDIASFEGIVRRWQGPLVNMAYRFCNDRGRAEEMAQEAFLRIYRSLSSWRRDAAFSTWLFAVAANLYRSELKRIPAGNVALDEVAELKDKHSHSAEFEKHQRDRMVRKAVMALPAKYRDAMILYYFHEMDVPAASKSLGLPEGTVKARLFRGREILRSKLPQLLDVPRLKEA
- a CDS encoding RelA/SpoT domain-containing protein; the encoded protein is MTPIISSAEVLGPYIMERRYTNAAFNRAGDFIASRGDEWLQLIKTDFQSWNARFSKEFGIMAEWRNLHAMPLKAVSALLSSEATNIDGAPIVVERLKRYLSIRSKLQRFPVTNLTTIQDIAGCRAVVQDVRHAYELRDRIVQRFGSRSDGPQIVPKWCRDYIAEPKPDGYRSIHEVAKFYSLDPSVSHCNDLRVEIQIRSRMQHAWAMAVETASAVTNQALKSGDGEALWKRFFFLVAEIMAFNEGTQNVFANKEEHFNARREASGLATQLRVVNLLSGMQHVLESYSTFEGKGGNDLYLLELHAQNREIGYMGYGKEDFKKASEEYAEKEQANRNNEDIHIVLVTAESLSDLKSAYPSFFLNSVGFIDLINEQVFGS
- a CDS encoding ABC transporter permease — translated: MRTSGYKMQNVEDIFGQVFRAIWANKLRSFLTMFGIAWGVGSMLLLISVGEGFRSGQRRQLATLGNDLIMMWGGTIPAVANQHTGMRPYNLTLSDADAIRSQASEVRNATAFINRNDIKQQSAYESAGGQAIGAEPNYSGIRFMPIREGRFINDADLRDRRRVIVLGDKSAKLLFPGRPALGETVLLNGSNFVVVGIADKTGRGNNDNDNQKIYIPLSTMLEMFPLKGENIPADSVTSIQYQPRIRGENAAAMRQVHEIIAKRHGFDPGSKDAFNEWDTIKEEQMVGKIWTAMDVFLGGVGIVTLALGAVGIINIMLVSVSERTREIGLRKALGATSRSIMTQFFLEGLLLTGVSGLIGIGGSALLMYVLQSTLGNSMPGFDPPRLVPWSAALALLSLSVSGIIAGLYPAGKAAALEPVEALRRE
- a CDS encoding alpha-L-rhamnosidase C-terminal domain-containing protein, with amino-acid sequence MSRVLLFAVVLFSAAAMAAQEAKPLNPALVESKWHAHWITCPDAPQKDVGIFYFRKELTFAMAPEHFWVHVSADNRFLLHVNGQYAGEGPARGDLFHWRFETIDLAPMLKPGKNVLAATVWNFGTRAPIAQMTNRTGFLLQGDTSAEEVANTDASWQVKQEKGRGLAATNGVAGYYAAGPGETVDGRMVTWDWDAPAVSDTAAWHAAEAIGEAATREAQDADNNWELVQDQLPAMEHRPTMAGRIVRMNGVSGIISNPQGVLEIPANTHATLLFDNQVLQSAYPELTVSGGRDAEIRLTYAEALYDAKGEKGNRNEIEGRHIEGVSDIFISDGTDQRAFQPLWWRTWRYLQVDVTTKSAPLKLEKLDGWFNAYPFVERASITGDIPDLKKLWDTGWRTARLCAHETYMDAPYWEQLQYVGDTRIQALISYAVSGDSRLGKQAITNIQSSIIPEGLTQSRYPSRLPQFIPPFSLLWVDMLHDYWMYVNDEALVRETLPRTRGVIDWYALHLRDDGLMGRVKWWEFGDWTSGYQGGDPPQEADGGSTFLTAQFIEALRDAAELEQEYGSKERAAVYRKTIEKSSAALNRLNWDAEQGVYADTPAKKSYSQQANVLAVWQDVAPRAEQKAILQRVLASQEGRETQAHGKAVPPMSAMSYYFRFYLARALEHAGMADLYVSQLKPWYDMLKLGLSTWAEQPEPTRSDCHAWSAHPNYDLLTVVAGIHPGAPGFSQVRIEPHLGALHEIEASMPHGDGNIATAYRRNAKEWVATITLPGELSGKLVWNGQEYQLHPGKQEISLPIGN
- a CDS encoding IS1595 family transposase; protein product: MQIDDKFPKSMLEAIRYFADPDVCVDFVASMRWPDGVTCPHCDGQRVSYLSSRRIWKCMAKDCHKQFSVKTGSVFEDSPITLDKWLTAVWLVVNCKNGISSYELMRDLKVTQKSAWFMLHRIRLALKNTSWEKIGGNGAIEVDETHFGPNTRKMHAGKRTRLAKEGYQKPVVFGMLDRESRQVRAKVVPNVKRETLQNEILNQIEKGSKVYTDRYTGYDNLAAQEYVHETVNHVEEYVRGQVHTQGIENFWSLLKRGLRGTYVAVEPFHLDRYVDEQVFRFNNRATKDNPLDDTDRFMLAVSQIAGKRLTYAELTGKVGETSF
- a CDS encoding carboxymuconolactone decarboxylase family protein; the encoded protein is MPHITLPEDLPGITAGFAFRPETAKPMRELAHILLHEPNSLTPGERELIAMHVSSQNDCYFCQTSHGAAAAAHFGDDEIVKRVKADFQHADISEKLKALLAIAGKVQKGGKHVTAGDIQKARDLGATDVEIHDTVLIAAAFCMYNRYVDGLGTWQPRDESMYATMGKHMATEGYRKPSLAAADVA